The Halorientalis sp. IM1011 genome window below encodes:
- a CDS encoding acc operon protein — translation MATSRSEMAEENTPSQIGEDALLAAVEAALDDAEPDEAAAVAAAIGAHVRDQELAAAAAADGDSGPNWSDGKWKFASKVARKRRRSVRVPTDAPTDPWTAAGRADRM, via the coding sequence ATGGCAACATCCCGCTCTGAGATGGCCGAGGAGAATACACCGTCCCAGATCGGCGAGGACGCCTTGCTCGCGGCCGTCGAAGCGGCGCTCGACGACGCCGAGCCCGACGAAGCGGCCGCCGTCGCCGCTGCCATCGGCGCTCACGTACGGGATCAGGAACTCGCGGCGGCCGCCGCGGCCGACGGGGACAGCGGTCCCAACTGGTCCGACGGCAAGTGGAAGTTCGCGAGCAAAGTGGCGCGTAAGCGTCGCCGCTCGGTCCGGGTGCCGACCGACGCGCCGACAGACCCCTGGACTGCCGCGGGACGAGCGGACCGGATGTGA
- a CDS encoding oxaloacetate decarboxylase yields the protein MTAQSQAAQFRAVVDGDGIVALPGVHDALSARLAERAGFEAVFTSGFGIAASTLGLPDLGMMSMAENVDRIDRIAGSVDVPLVADADTGYGSAVNVRRTVSECLDAGVAGIILEDQEWPKRCGHMDEKRVVPAAEGVQRIRAAADLRAERDEDLVIVGRTDARAVHGLDEAIDRGRAYADAGADVVFVEAPESRAELERIAAEIDAPTFANVVDGGKTPELSAAELDEIGFDIAVYPLSALFAATRAMQNAYETLASEGTTESVDGVSFEAFEDVVDADGYREVERQYAPEE from the coding sequence ATGACAGCACAGTCCCAAGCCGCGCAGTTCCGGGCGGTGGTCGACGGTGACGGAATCGTCGCGTTGCCGGGGGTCCACGACGCGCTCTCGGCCCGGCTGGCCGAGCGGGCCGGGTTCGAGGCCGTCTTCACCTCGGGGTTCGGGATCGCGGCGTCGACGCTTGGGCTCCCCGATCTCGGCATGATGTCGATGGCGGAGAACGTCGATCGGATCGACCGAATCGCCGGCAGCGTCGACGTGCCGCTGGTGGCGGACGCCGACACGGGCTACGGGTCGGCGGTGAACGTTCGGCGCACGGTCTCTGAATGTCTCGACGCCGGCGTCGCGGGGATCATCCTGGAAGATCAGGAGTGGCCCAAACGCTGTGGCCACATGGACGAGAAGCGCGTCGTTCCGGCCGCGGAGGGCGTCCAGCGGATTCGCGCGGCCGCGGACCTCCGCGCGGAGCGCGACGAGGATCTGGTGATCGTCGGCCGCACGGACGCCCGCGCGGTACACGGGCTGGACGAGGCCATCGACCGCGGTCGCGCCTACGCCGACGCCGGCGCGGACGTGGTGTTCGTCGAGGCCCCCGAGTCCCGGGCGGAACTGGAGCGCATCGCCGCGGAGATCGACGCGCCGACGTTCGCCAACGTGGTCGACGGCGGGAAGACCCCTGAACTGTCGGCCGCTGAACTCGACGAGATCGGGTTCGACATCGCCGTCTACCCGCTGTCCGCGCTGTTCGCGGCCACGAGGGCGATGCAGAACGCCTACGAGACGCTGGCGAGCGAGGGGACGACCGAATCCGTCGATGGCGTCTCCTTCGAGGCCTTCGAGGACGTGGTCGACGCCGACGGCTATCGGGAAGTGGAACGGCAATACGCGCCGGAGGAGTGA
- a CDS encoding VC_2705 family sodium/solute symporter: MMLPLQADALNISFKPIGAAIVFLMMASFLAIGYLFRVADTEGMWVAGRGIGYVENGMAIAANWMSAASYLGMAGLIALSGFYGLAFVVGWTTGYFVLLIFLAAQMRRFGKYTAPDFVGDRFNSSLARAIAAFTTILIAYVYSVGQASGMGLVGQYVFGLDFVPMVIVMMAITVGYLALSGMLGATKGMALQYVILIVAFLVGVFAVGWTQQGWIVPQIQYGAMISELSTQFSEPFVNAPFYVWVATAFSLIFGTCGLPHVLVRFYTVQNERTARWSTVSGLFFIMLLYWSAPAMAALGVDLFAQVNNISPDAVFAAADAGGMSGAEGDVIVVLAAQFANLPQWLVGFVAAGAMAAAIATTAGLFITASSAVAHDIYTELINPDATQRQQVLLGRATIVGIGALVTLTALDPPALIGELVALAFSLAALVLFPMFFLGLWWENTNRQGALAGMVTGLTIWILAVVNDLIMPFSEVYGEFVPAIGAALPGTPLVFAVTIVVSLATTEPPEKTKKMVRQCHSPKPMGQQQTAEDVVSADGGQTPADD; the protein is encoded by the coding sequence ATGATGCTGCCGTTGCAGGCCGACGCGCTGAACATCTCGTTCAAGCCGATCGGTGCGGCCATCGTCTTCCTGATGATGGCCTCGTTCCTCGCTATTGGCTACCTGTTCCGGGTCGCCGACACCGAGGGGATGTGGGTCGCTGGCCGTGGCATCGGCTACGTCGAGAACGGCATGGCCATCGCGGCCAACTGGATGTCCGCGGCGTCCTATCTCGGGATGGCAGGGCTGATCGCCCTCTCGGGCTTTTACGGACTGGCCTTCGTCGTCGGCTGGACGACGGGCTATTTCGTCCTGCTGATCTTCCTGGCCGCGCAGATGCGCCGGTTCGGGAAGTACACCGCGCCCGACTTCGTCGGTGACCGCTTCAACTCCTCGCTTGCCCGCGCCATCGCGGCGTTCACGACGATCCTCATCGCGTACGTCTACTCGGTCGGACAGGCAAGCGGGATGGGCCTCGTCGGCCAGTACGTCTTCGGGCTCGACTTCGTCCCGATGGTCATCGTGATGATGGCGATCACGGTCGGCTACCTCGCGCTCTCGGGCATGCTGGGAGCGACCAAGGGGATGGCCCTCCAGTACGTCATTCTCATCGTCGCGTTCCTGGTCGGCGTCTTCGCCGTCGGCTGGACCCAGCAGGGCTGGATCGTCCCGCAGATCCAGTACGGCGCGATGATCAGCGAGCTGTCGACCCAGTTCTCCGAACCGTTCGTCAACGCGCCGTTCTACGTCTGGGTCGCGACGGCGTTCTCACTGATCTTCGGGACGTGTGGTCTCCCACACGTTCTGGTGCGGTTCTACACGGTCCAGAACGAGCGGACCGCCCGCTGGTCGACCGTCTCCGGACTGTTCTTCATCATGCTCCTGTACTGGTCGGCCCCTGCAATGGCCGCGCTGGGCGTCGACCTGTTCGCACAGGTCAACAACATCTCGCCCGACGCCGTCTTCGCCGCCGCCGACGCCGGCGGGATGTCCGGGGCGGAAGGTGACGTGATCGTCGTGCTGGCCGCGCAGTTCGCCAACCTGCCCCAGTGGCTGGTCGGCTTCGTCGCGGCCGGCGCGATGGCCGCAGCGATCGCGACCACGGCGGGCCTGTTCATCACGGCCTCCTCCGCGGTCGCCCACGACATCTACACCGAACTCATCAACCCCGACGCGACCCAGCGCCAGCAGGTCCTGCTCGGCCGCGCCACCATCGTCGGCATCGGTGCCCTGGTGACGCTCACCGCGCTCGACCCGCCGGCGCTGATCGGCGAACTCGTCGCGCTGGCGTTCTCGCTGGCCGCGCTCGTCCTGTTCCCGATGTTCTTCCTCGGTCTCTGGTGGGAGAACACGAACCGACAGGGCGCACTCGCCGGGATGGTCACCGGGCTGACGATCTGGATCCTCGCCGTCGTCAACGACCTCATCATGCCGTTCAGCGAGGTCTACGGCGAGTTCGTGCCCGCGATCGGTGCGGCCCTGCCCGGCACGCCGCTGGTCTTTGCCGTCACCATCGTCGTCTCGCTGGCGACCACCGAACCGCCCGAGAAGACCAAGAAGATGGTCCGGCAGTGTCACAGCCCGAAACCGATGGGCCAGCAACAGACCGCAGAAGACGTCGTGAGCGCCGACGGGGGCCAGACCCCCGCGGACGACTGA
- a CDS encoding MaoC/PaaZ C-terminal domain-containing protein — MRYFEDLSVGASDTFGERTLTEAEIVAFAEKWDPQRFHADPDAAAESIHGGVIASGLHTIAVAMRHWVDAWLSDVANRGARYIQRVEFDQPVRPGDTLVVRGELLEKTVPDHTDAHGYADYELSAHVDGEPAMTMVTDLVVRRRGDD, encoded by the coding sequence ATGCGTTACTTCGAGGACCTCTCGGTCGGTGCGTCGGACACCTTCGGCGAGCGGACGCTCACGGAGGCGGAAATCGTCGCGTTCGCAGAGAAGTGGGATCCACAGCGGTTCCACGCCGATCCGGACGCCGCGGCCGAGTCGATCCACGGCGGCGTCATCGCCAGCGGGCTCCACACCATCGCGGTCGCCATGCGGCACTGGGTCGACGCGTGGCTGTCCGACGTGGCCAACCGCGGCGCTCGCTACATCCAGCGCGTCGAGTTCGACCAGCCAGTCCGGCCGGGCGACACGCTCGTCGTGCGAGGAGAACTCCTCGAAAAGACGGTCCCGGACCACACCGACGCCCACGGCTACGCCGACTACGAACTCTCGGCACACGTCGACGGCGAACCCGCCATGACGATGGTGACCGACCTGGTCGTCCGGCGACGCGGGGACGACTGA
- a CDS encoding ATP-binding protein, with protein MGDTHTQSSDREHLVIPPGTTVLYVGSESKAGAITTRLEQATDHLCTQTATAAEDARAVVENDDVDCLVAEYDLADSDGIDLLESVRKQHPNLPFVLYTDDESIETATRAISADVSEYVLRSDESAEQRLTDTVVETVHKTTRLQRRDLLEQLINLVPVGVVVHDIDGELIQANDRGRELLGIASDEPLTEALEDHHVYHPDGTPYDRPQLPPVKAFRTGAPVRDELLYIEPPDDGPIWVSMNSTPIYDDTGENIVRVISTGQDVTELKNREHQLEATNAELKKTRNRFQALTENASVAVLTMDESSTIQFANDTVEDVFGYAPDRLEGESMDVLIPDRLVDDHYAAVERYLETGTRKLDWSWVELPAVHESGHTIDIGLSYGTTQVNGSQLFTAVIRDITEEKARQRELEDKRKQLEATVAELERSNRELEQFAQAVSHDLKEPIRTVSNYLGLLERRYAGEFDDDADDFLEFAAEGSERAQRMIEDLLAYARVDHGGEIDEVVDLNDVVETVVRDCKRSHESSEVDVSVGNLPPVVGNRTRLEQVFQNLLSNAIEHADSEPVVVDVTAEQCDGSCVVSVSDNGPGIRPEEQDQIFGLFETSRDSEGTGVGLALCEKIVHNHGGEIWVDSGDDGTTFSFIMQPSTA; from the coding sequence ATGGGAGATACACACACACAGTCGAGCGACAGAGAACACCTCGTGATTCCGCCGGGGACGACCGTTCTCTACGTCGGGTCCGAATCGAAAGCGGGGGCGATCACGACCAGACTCGAACAGGCGACGGACCACCTGTGTACCCAGACGGCGACCGCGGCCGAAGACGCGCGAGCGGTCGTCGAGAACGACGACGTCGACTGTCTCGTCGCGGAGTACGACCTCGCCGACTCCGACGGAATCGACCTCCTGGAGTCGGTCAGGAAACAGCATCCGAACCTCCCGTTCGTCCTCTACACCGACGACGAATCCATCGAAACGGCGACCCGGGCTATCTCGGCAGACGTCTCCGAGTACGTCCTGCGATCTGACGAGTCCGCCGAACAGCGACTGACGGACACCGTCGTCGAAACGGTCCACAAGACGACCCGCCTCCAGCGACGGGACCTCCTCGAACAGCTCATCAACCTCGTCCCGGTCGGCGTCGTCGTCCACGACATCGACGGCGAGTTGATCCAGGCGAACGACCGGGGGCGCGAGCTGCTCGGAATCGCCAGCGACGAACCTCTCACCGAAGCTCTCGAGGACCACCACGTCTATCACCCCGACGGGACCCCGTACGATCGACCGCAACTCCCGCCAGTGAAAGCGTTCCGGACCGGTGCGCCCGTTCGCGACGAATTGCTCTACATAGAGCCACCCGACGACGGCCCGATCTGGGTGTCGATGAATTCGACGCCGATCTACGACGACACCGGCGAGAACATCGTCCGTGTCATCTCCACCGGACAGGACGTGACGGAGCTCAAAAATCGCGAACACCAGCTCGAAGCCACGAACGCGGAACTGAAGAAGACGAGAAACCGCTTCCAGGCGCTCACGGAGAACGCGTCGGTCGCCGTCCTGACCATGGACGAATCCAGCACGATCCAGTTCGCGAACGACACGGTCGAAGACGTCTTCGGATACGCGCCGGACCGACTCGAAGGTGAGTCCATGGACGTACTCATCCCCGACCGACTCGTGGACGACCACTACGCTGCGGTCGAACGGTATCTCGAGACCGGCACGCGCAAACTCGACTGGAGCTGGGTCGAACTACCGGCCGTCCACGAGTCGGGTCACACGATAGATATCGGCCTCTCGTACGGGACGACACAGGTCAACGGCAGCCAGTTGTTCACCGCGGTCATACGCGACATCACCGAGGAGAAGGCCCGCCAGCGGGAACTCGAGGACAAGCGCAAACAACTCGAAGCGACGGTCGCGGAACTCGAACGGTCGAACCGGGAACTGGAGCAGTTCGCCCAGGCGGTGTCACACGACCTCAAAGAGCCGATCCGGACGGTTTCGAACTACCTCGGGTTACTAGAGCGCCGGTACGCCGGGGAGTTCGACGACGACGCCGACGATTTCCTCGAATTCGCAGCAGAGGGGAGCGAGCGGGCCCAGCGAATGATCGAGGATCTGCTGGCCTACGCCCGCGTCGACCACGGCGGCGAGATCGACGAAGTGGTCGACCTGAACGATGTCGTCGAGACGGTCGTTCGAGACTGCAAGCGATCACACGAGTCGAGCGAGGTGGATGTCTCGGTCGGTAACCTGCCCCCCGTCGTCGGAAACCGCACGCGGCTCGAACAGGTCTTCCAGAACCTGCTCTCGAACGCTATCGAACACGCCGACAGCGAACCGGTCGTCGTCGACGTCACGGCGGAGCAGTGCGACGGAAGCTGTGTCGTCTCCGTGTCCGACAACGGCCCCGGGATCCGGCCCGAAGAACAGGATCAGATATTCGGCCTCTTCGAGACGAGTCGCGACAGCGAAGGGACCGGCGTCGGCCTCGCGCTGTGTGAGAAGATCGTCCACAACCACGGCGGAGAGATCTGGGTCGATTCGGGGGACGACGGGACGACGTTTTCGTTCATCATGCAACCCTCGACCGCGTGA
- a CDS encoding cupin domain-containing protein yields the protein MEHVTVEDLEPFPHPLDATDGARALADALGTTDVAMNHYTLAPGEAPDGGYHTHLDQEEIFYVLEGTVTFDTEAGSQEVAAGEVIRFAPGDYHHGENESDEQAVVLAIGAPGRRHDWDQLRVPVPCPNCEDVDAMGVDIEAGDGGGLRCPECGETMSV from the coding sequence ATGGAACACGTCACAGTCGAGGACCTCGAACCGTTTCCGCATCCGCTGGACGCGACCGACGGCGCACGCGCGCTCGCCGACGCACTGGGTACGACCGACGTGGCGATGAACCACTACACGCTGGCTCCGGGCGAAGCCCCGGACGGCGGCTACCACACCCACCTCGATCAGGAGGAGATCTTCTACGTGCTGGAGGGGACCGTGACGTTCGACACCGAGGCGGGGTCACAGGAGGTCGCGGCCGGCGAAGTCATTCGCTTCGCGCCGGGCGACTACCACCACGGCGAGAACGAGAGCGACGAGCAGGCCGTCGTGCTGGCCATCGGTGCGCCCGGCAGGCGTCACGACTGGGACCAGCTCCGCGTGCCCGTTCCCTGTCCGAACTGCGAGGACGTCGACGCGATGGGCGTCGACATCGAAGCCGGCGACGGGGGCGGCCTGCGCTGTCCCGAGTGCGGCGAGACGATGAGCGTCTAG
- a CDS encoding universal stress protein, with translation MYDNILVPTDGSKTARYAVDQAIDIASKYDATVHVLYVVDVDATSYSLGTEQVDRIRQGNLDDMPEVKEAAEKATGYVADEAAEHGLTVEEHMRVGEPARAIRKFVEDSDIDLIVMGSHGRSGLSRVILGSVTEKVLRRTRLPVLVVDAGGDEDDEAQAE, from the coding sequence ATGTACGACAACATCCTCGTTCCCACCGACGGGAGCAAGACGGCACGGTACGCGGTCGATCAGGCGATCGACATCGCCTCGAAGTACGACGCGACGGTCCACGTCCTCTACGTCGTGGACGTCGACGCCACCAGCTACTCGCTGGGGACAGAACAGGTCGATCGCATCCGACAGGGCAACCTCGACGACATGCCCGAGGTGAAGGAAGCAGCCGAGAAAGCGACCGGATACGTCGCCGACGAGGCCGCCGAACACGGGCTGACCGTCGAGGAACACATGCGCGTCGGCGAACCCGCACGCGCCATCCGGAAGTTCGTCGAGGACAGCGACATCGACCTGATCGTCATGGGGAGTCACGGCCGGTCGGGACTCTCCCGCGTCATCCTCGGGAGCGTCACCGAGAAGGTCCTGCGACGGACCCGACTGCCGGTGCTCGTGGTCGACGCTGGCGGCGACGAAGACGACGAAGCACAAGCGGAATAG
- a CDS encoding acyl-CoA carboxylase subunit beta, whose protein sequence is MTIEDRVEELRERKREAELGGGEDRIEAQHDRGKMTARERVDYFLDDGTFNEVDQLREHRSTNFDMDEREMPGDGVVTGYGEVDGRKVFVFAHDFTVMGGSLGEAFAQKVCKIMDKAIETGCPIIGLNDSAGARIQEGIDSLAGYADIFHRNQLASGVVPQISAIMGPCAGGAVYSPAITDFIMMVQDTSHMFITGPDVIETVTGEEVGFEELGGAQTHATESGVSHFTAQAEEEALDDIAYLLSFLPQNNVEDPPRVEPWDDPEREPDDLMDIVPDQPQKPYDMRDVVDSIVDEGSFFEVAEMFARNLTIGFARMDGHAVGIVGNNPRVNAGTLDIDASVKGARFVRFCDAFNIPILTFVDVPGFMPGTDQEHDGIIKHGAKLLYAYSEATVPLLTVITRKAYGGAYDVMASKHVEADMNYAWPTAEIAVMGPEGAVNVLYDDELADADDVEARRQELIDEYRDAFANPYTAAERGFVDDVLEPKDTRARLIDDLEMTRGKRKDTPDRKHGNIPL, encoded by the coding sequence ATGACGATAGAGGACCGCGTCGAAGAGCTCCGCGAACGCAAACGCGAGGCCGAACTCGGCGGCGGCGAGGACCGCATCGAGGCCCAACACGACCGCGGGAAGATGACTGCCCGCGAGCGCGTCGACTACTTCCTCGACGACGGTACCTTCAACGAGGTCGATCAGCTCCGGGAACACCGCTCGACCAACTTCGACATGGACGAGCGGGAGATGCCCGGCGACGGCGTCGTCACCGGCTACGGCGAGGTCGACGGCCGGAAGGTGTTCGTCTTCGCCCACGACTTCACCGTCATGGGCGGCTCGCTGGGTGAGGCCTTCGCCCAGAAGGTCTGTAAGATCATGGACAAGGCCATCGAGACCGGCTGTCCGATCATCGGCCTCAACGATTCGGCGGGCGCTCGCATCCAGGAGGGCATCGACTCGCTGGCGGGCTACGCCGACATCTTCCACCGCAACCAGCTCGCCTCCGGCGTCGTCCCCCAGATCTCGGCGATCATGGGCCCCTGTGCCGGCGGCGCGGTCTACTCCCCGGCCATCACGGACTTCATCATGATGGTTCAGGACACGAGCCACATGTTCATCACCGGGCCGGACGTCATCGAGACGGTCACCGGTGAGGAAGTCGGCTTCGAGGAACTCGGCGGGGCACAGACCCACGCCACGGAATCGGGCGTCTCACACTTCACGGCCCAGGCCGAGGAGGAGGCGCTGGACGACATCGCCTATCTGCTCTCCTTCCTCCCGCAGAACAACGTCGAGGACCCGCCCCGCGTGGAGCCGTGGGACGACCCCGAGCGGGAACCCGACGACCTGATGGACATCGTGCCCGACCAGCCACAGAAGCCCTACGACATGCGGGACGTGGTCGACAGCATCGTCGACGAGGGGTCGTTCTTCGAGGTGGCCGAGATGTTCGCGCGCAACCTCACGATCGGGTTCGCGCGGATGGACGGCCACGCGGTGGGCATCGTCGGGAACAACCCCCGCGTCAACGCGGGCACGCTCGACATCGACGCCTCGGTCAAGGGCGCGCGCTTCGTCCGGTTCTGTGACGCGTTCAACATCCCGATCCTGACGTTCGTGGACGTGCCCGGGTTCATGCCCGGTACCGATCAGGAACACGACGGGATCATCAAACACGGTGCGAAACTGCTGTACGCCTATTCGGAGGCCACCGTGCCGCTGCTGACGGTGATCACCCGGAAGGCCTACGGCGGGGCCTACGACGTGATGGCCTCGAAACACGTCGAGGCGGACATGAACTACGCCTGGCCGACCGCCGAGATCGCCGTCATGGGGCCGGAGGGCGCGGTGAACGTCCTCTACGACGACGAACTCGCGGACGCCGACGACGTCGAGGCCCGGCGGCAGGAACTCATCGACGAGTACCGCGACGCCTTCGCGAACCCCTACACGGCCGCAGAACGCGGGTTCGTCGACGACGTCCTGGAACCGAAGGACACTCGCGCCCGCCTCATCGACGACCTGGAGATGACCCGCGGAAAACGCAAGGACACCCCCGACCGCAAACATGGCAACATCCCGCTCTGA
- a CDS encoding DUF4212 domain-containing protein: protein MREKDTHDSPDGTATGDDESPVAQTDGGTVSQAAQEHQQTDYLDSEVNLLRPSTRFMRDHLKLVWGSFIAWILATWGPVVATFLAPGTMTSLTILGFPAHYFMVAFFAPTSSLILAAIYAHRRDKLDEKYGINTGQTAEKPSGPEEAAATDGGVNE, encoded by the coding sequence ATGAGAGAGAAAGACACGCACGATTCGCCGGACGGTACGGCGACCGGAGACGACGAGTCCCCGGTCGCCCAGACCGACGGCGGTACGGTATCGCAGGCCGCACAGGAACACCAGCAAACCGACTACCTCGACAGCGAGGTCAACCTCCTCAGGCCCAGCACGCGGTTCATGCGGGACCACCTGAAACTGGTCTGGGGGAGTTTCATCGCCTGGATCCTCGCCACGTGGGGGCCGGTCGTCGCGACCTTCCTCGCCCCGGGGACGATGACGTCGCTGACGATTCTCGGCTTCCCGGCGCACTACTTCATGGTCGCCTTCTTCGCCCCGACGAGTTCGCTGATTCTGGCGGCGATCTACGCCCACCGGCGTGACAAACTCGACGAGAAGTACGGTATCAACACCGGACAGACGGCCGAGAAACCCAGCGGCCCCGAGGAGGCGGCCGCCACTGACGGAGGTGTGAACGAATGA
- a CDS encoding universal stress protein, whose product MYETVLLPTDGSEVAASAVEHATDTASRHDATVHVLYVVDESVANAAPGLAMGEINEKLEDEGERAIADLEEEIREAGLDTETAIRVGVPDEEILRYMDEIDADIVTMGTTGKRIVERERVGSVTDALVRKANVPVLAVPRA is encoded by the coding sequence ATGTACGAAACCGTACTCCTCCCGACGGACGGAAGCGAGGTCGCCGCCAGCGCGGTCGAGCACGCGACCGACACTGCGAGCCGCCACGACGCGACGGTCCACGTTCTCTACGTGGTCGACGAGAGCGTCGCCAACGCTGCGCCCGGGCTGGCGATGGGTGAGATCAACGAGAAACTCGAAGACGAGGGCGAGCGAGCCATCGCGGACCTGGAAGAGGAGATTCGCGAGGCAGGCCTCGACACGGAGACGGCCATCCGGGTGGGTGTACCCGACGAGGAGATCCTCAGATACATGGACGAGATCGACGCCGACATCGTGACGATGGGCACCACAGGCAAACGGATCGTCGAGCGCGAGCGGGTCGGTAGCGTCACGGACGCGCTCGTCAGGAAGGCGAACGTCCCCGTGCTGGCGGTTCCGCGAGCCTGA
- a CDS encoding acetyl-CoA carboxylase biotin carboxylase subunit: MFDTVLVANRGEIAVRVMRACEELGIDTVAVYSEADKHSGHVRYADEAYNVGPARAADSYLDHDAIIEAAQKAGADAIHPGYGFLAENAEFARKVEATEGVTWVGPAGDAMERLGEKTKARNVMSDADVPIIPGTDPIEEPEAVREFAEEHGYPIAIKAEGGGGGRGMKIVHEESEIEEQLESAKREGEAYFDNDSVFLERYLEDPRHIEVQIIADHHGNVRHLGERDCSLQRRHQKVIEEGPSPALDDELREKIGEAARRGVDAADYYNAGTVEFLVEEDPDRDPDEVLGADADFYFLEVNTRIQVEHTVTEEITGIDIVKWQLRVAADEEIGFAQDDVEIDGHAMEFRINAENAAEDFAPATGGELDVYDPPGGIGVRMDDALRQGDDLVTDYDSMIAKLIVYASDREECITRSQRALAEYDIDGIPTIIPFHRLMLEDEAFVNGKHHTKYLDEELDPQRIDEAQEKWGSGDAGGDGEEDDEVVEREFTVEVNGKRFQVNLEERGAPPIPTSAGNGGGGTQPQRPSGGSGGGGGGGGGGQAAAAEGEQVTAEMQGTILEVNVEEGDEVASGDVICVLEAMKMENDIVAPAGGTIEQVAIAEGESVDMGDLLVVID; encoded by the coding sequence ATGTTCGATACGGTTCTCGTCGCGAATCGTGGAGAGATCGCCGTCCGGGTGATGCGCGCCTGTGAGGAACTGGGGATCGACACGGTCGCTGTCTACAGTGAGGCGGACAAACACTCCGGCCACGTCCGGTACGCCGACGAGGCCTACAACGTCGGACCGGCCCGTGCGGCAGACTCCTATCTCGATCACGACGCGATCATCGAGGCCGCACAGAAGGCCGGCGCCGACGCGATCCACCCCGGCTACGGCTTCCTCGCGGAGAACGCCGAGTTCGCCCGCAAGGTCGAAGCCACCGAGGGCGTCACCTGGGTCGGCCCCGCCGGCGACGCGATGGAGCGTCTCGGGGAGAAGACCAAGGCCCGCAACGTGATGAGCGACGCCGACGTGCCCATCATCCCCGGGACCGACCCCATCGAGGAACCCGAGGCGGTCCGGGAGTTCGCCGAGGAACACGGCTATCCCATCGCCATCAAGGCCGAAGGTGGTGGCGGTGGCCGCGGGATGAAGATCGTCCACGAGGAGAGCGAGATCGAAGAGCAACTCGAGAGCGCCAAGCGCGAGGGCGAGGCCTACTTCGACAACGATTCGGTCTTTCTGGAGCGGTATCTGGAGGATCCGCGCCACATCGAGGTGCAGATCATCGCCGACCACCACGGCAACGTCCGGCATCTGGGCGAGCGTGACTGTTCGCTCCAGCGCCGCCACCAGAAGGTCATCGAGGAGGGCCCCAGTCCCGCCCTCGACGACGAGCTGCGGGAGAAGATCGGTGAGGCGGCCCGCCGCGGCGTCGACGCCGCCGACTACTACAACGCCGGGACCGTCGAGTTCCTCGTCGAGGAGGATCCGGATCGGGATCCCGACGAGGTGCTGGGCGCGGACGCGGACTTCTACTTCCTCGAAGTGAACACCCGGATTCAGGTCGAACACACGGTCACCGAGGAGATCACGGGCATCGACATCGTGAAGTGGCAGCTCCGGGTCGCGGCGGACGAGGAGATCGGCTTCGCACAGGACGACGTGGAGATCGACGGTCACGCCATGGAGTTCCGCATCAACGCCGAGAACGCGGCGGAGGACTTCGCGCCCGCGACCGGCGGCGAACTCGACGTGTACGACCCGCCGGGCGGGATCGGCGTGCGGATGGACGACGCGCTCCGGCAGGGCGACGATCTGGTGACCGACTACGACTCGATGATCGCGAAACTGATCGTCTACGCCTCGGATCGCGAGGAGTGTATCACCCGTTCACAGCGGGCTCTCGCGGAGTACGATATCGACGGCATCCCGACCATCATCCCGTTCCACCGGCTGATGCTCGAAGACGAGGCCTTCGTGAACGGCAAACACCACACGAAGTATCTCGACGAGGAACTCGACCCCCAGCGGATCGACGAGGCCCAGGAGAAGTGGGGCAGCGGGGACGCCGGCGGCGACGGCGAGGAGGACGACGAGGTCGTCGAACGCGAGTTCACGGTGGAGGTAAACGGCAAGCGCTTCCAGGTCAACCTCGAAGAGCGCGGCGCGCCGCCCATCCCGACCAGCGCCGGCAACGGCGGTGGCGGGACCCAGCCCCAGCGTCCCTCCGGTGGATCCGGTGGCGGCGGTGGCGGTGGTGGCGGCGGGCAGGCCGCGGCCGCCGAGGGCGAGCAGGTCACCGCCGAGATGCAGGGCACAATTCTGGAAGTCAACGTCGAGGAGGGCGACGAAGTGGCCTCCGGTGACGTGATCTGCGTGCTGGAAGCGATGAAGATGGAGAACGACATCGTGGCTCCCGCGGGCGGCACCATCGAGCAGGTCGCCATCGCCGAGGGCGAGAGCGTCGACATGGGCGACCTGCTGGTCGTCATCGACTGA